One Vitis vinifera cultivar Pinot Noir 40024 chromosome 8, ASM3070453v1 genomic window carries:
- the LOC100267609 gene encoding peptide chain release factor PrfB3, chloroplastic isoform X1, translated as MAKMAAESVTVSVQRAPFSSKWQASRRDKLHTQVRASQSMDDKNKVFKELGLFSLRKKIEGVVLQADMLAPAALELEEASRIRQEEMIRKYNLWDDVTKSNEILGKLADSSKVVDTLKDLTYKAEEAKLITQLVEMDAINHGLFEQAYNASVDVSKFLYQYEMSKLLRGQFDMEGACLTIKAGPRGIYSEIWAEQLLSMYTKWAEKQGYKGRVVEKYASKNGGIKSATIEFESEYGYGYLSGERGVHHMIRSSDDESILHEQTGSAVVDVIPLFLETAPDLQIDDGDLRISSPSCHGVEQGRTGHAVCIQHIPTGISVQSSGERSHFANKMRALNRLKAKLVVTAMEQGIPEVGGIKREAIADMWKQETRRYVFHPNKLVQDVKTDIQLPDLNSVLDGNIEPLIGANISMRQASDMIM; from the exons ATGGCGAAAATGGCGGCAGAGTCAGTGACTGTGTCCGTACAAAGAGCTCCATTTAGCTCCAAGTGGCAAGCTTCAAGAAGGGACAAGTTGCATACCCAGGTTCGAGCTTCTCAGTCCATGGATGACAAGAACAAAGTCTTCAAAGAGCTGG GTCTGTTTTCATTAAGAAAGAAGATTGAAGGTGTAGTTCTCCAAGCTGATATGTTAGCACCGGCAGCATTGGAACTAGAAGAAGCATCACGGATTAGGCAGGAAGAAATGATACGGAAATATAACTTATGGGATGATGTAACTAAATCCAATGAAATTCTTGGCAAGTTAGCTGATAGTTCCAAAGTGGTTGACACTCTCAAAGACCTAACTTATAAG GCTGAAGAAGCAAAGTTGATTACTCAGCTGGTGGAGATGGATGCAATAAATCATGGGCTTTTTGAGCAAGCATATAATGCATCTGTAGATGTAAGCAAGTTCTTGTATCAGTACGAGATGTCCAAACTTCTCAGGGGCCAATTTGACATGGAGGGAGCATGCCTGACTATTAAAGCAGGGCCTAGAGGCATTTACTCTGAG ATATGGGCAGAACAACTTCTCAGCATGTATACCAAATGGGCTGAAAAGCAAGGTTACAAGGGAAGGGTAGTTGAGAAGTATGCTTCCAAGAATGGTGGTATCAAGTCTGCAACTATTGAGTTTGAATCTGAGTATGGTTATGGCTATCTTTCAGGAGAGAGGGGAGTTCACCATATGATAAGAAGTTCAGATGATGAATCTATACTCCATGAG CAGACTGGCTCAGCAGTAGTGGACGTTATTCCATTATTCCTTGAAACAGCTCCTGACCTACAAATTGATGATGGGGATTTGAGGATCTCATCTCCTTCATGTCATGGGGTTGAACAAGGCCGAACTGGGCATGCTGTTTGCATTCAGCATATTCCAACTGGCATAAGTGTTCAATCCTCAG GTGAGAGAAGCCACTTTGCAAATAAGATGAGGGCCCTTAATCGCCTGAAGGCCAAACTTGTTGTGACTGCAATGGAACAGGGAATTCCTGAAGTAGGTGGCATCAAGAGAGAAGCCATTGCTGATATGTGGAAACAAGAAACCAGAAGGTATGTATTTCATCCAAACAAGCTTGTGCAAGATGTAAAGACCGACATCCAGTTGCCGGATTTAAATTCTGTTTTGGATGGAAATATTGAACCTCTGATTGGAGCAAATATTAGTATGAGACAGGCAAGTGATATGATCATGTAA
- the LOC100267609 gene encoding peptide chain release factor PrfB3, chloroplastic isoform X2 yields MAKMAAESVTVSVQRAPFSSKWQASRRDKLHTQVRASQSMDDKNKVFKELGLFSLRKKIEGVVLQADMLAPAALELEEASRIRQEEMIRKYNLWDDVTKSNEILGKLADSSKVVDTLKDLTYKAEEAKLITQLVEMDAINHGLFEQAYNASVDVSKFLYQYEMSKLLRGQFDMEGACLTIKAGPRGIYSEIWAEQLLSMYTKWAEKQGYKGRVVEKYASKNGGIKSATIEFESEYGYGYLSGERGVHHMIRSSDDESILHETGSAVVDVIPLFLETAPDLQIDDGDLRISSPSCHGVEQGRTGHAVCIQHIPTGISVQSSGERSHFANKMRALNRLKAKLVVTAMEQGIPEVGGIKREAIADMWKQETRRYVFHPNKLVQDVKTDIQLPDLNSVLDGNIEPLIGANISMRQASDMIM; encoded by the exons ATGGCGAAAATGGCGGCAGAGTCAGTGACTGTGTCCGTACAAAGAGCTCCATTTAGCTCCAAGTGGCAAGCTTCAAGAAGGGACAAGTTGCATACCCAGGTTCGAGCTTCTCAGTCCATGGATGACAAGAACAAAGTCTTCAAAGAGCTGG GTCTGTTTTCATTAAGAAAGAAGATTGAAGGTGTAGTTCTCCAAGCTGATATGTTAGCACCGGCAGCATTGGAACTAGAAGAAGCATCACGGATTAGGCAGGAAGAAATGATACGGAAATATAACTTATGGGATGATGTAACTAAATCCAATGAAATTCTTGGCAAGTTAGCTGATAGTTCCAAAGTGGTTGACACTCTCAAAGACCTAACTTATAAG GCTGAAGAAGCAAAGTTGATTACTCAGCTGGTGGAGATGGATGCAATAAATCATGGGCTTTTTGAGCAAGCATATAATGCATCTGTAGATGTAAGCAAGTTCTTGTATCAGTACGAGATGTCCAAACTTCTCAGGGGCCAATTTGACATGGAGGGAGCATGCCTGACTATTAAAGCAGGGCCTAGAGGCATTTACTCTGAG ATATGGGCAGAACAACTTCTCAGCATGTATACCAAATGGGCTGAAAAGCAAGGTTACAAGGGAAGGGTAGTTGAGAAGTATGCTTCCAAGAATGGTGGTATCAAGTCTGCAACTATTGAGTTTGAATCTGAGTATGGTTATGGCTATCTTTCAGGAGAGAGGGGAGTTCACCATATGATAAGAAGTTCAGATGATGAATCTATACTCCATGAG ACTGGCTCAGCAGTAGTGGACGTTATTCCATTATTCCTTGAAACAGCTCCTGACCTACAAATTGATGATGGGGATTTGAGGATCTCATCTCCTTCATGTCATGGGGTTGAACAAGGCCGAACTGGGCATGCTGTTTGCATTCAGCATATTCCAACTGGCATAAGTGTTCAATCCTCAG GTGAGAGAAGCCACTTTGCAAATAAGATGAGGGCCCTTAATCGCCTGAAGGCCAAACTTGTTGTGACTGCAATGGAACAGGGAATTCCTGAAGTAGGTGGCATCAAGAGAGAAGCCATTGCTGATATGTGGAAACAAGAAACCAGAAGGTATGTATTTCATCCAAACAAGCTTGTGCAAGATGTAAAGACCGACATCCAGTTGCCGGATTTAAATTCTGTTTTGGATGGAAATATTGAACCTCTGATTGGAGCAAATATTAGTATGAGACAGGCAAGTGATATGATCATGTAA